One genomic region from Augochlora pura isolate Apur16 chromosome 7, APUR_v2.2.1, whole genome shotgun sequence encodes:
- the LOC144473204 gene encoding uncharacterized protein LOC144473204 isoform X2, with product MIRQLLDALGGSTARSGMPVGSGGRISSKREPGGSAQISDKSAETRSKSESRLASGVGRKRDAFTSLFSPKRPASRKAKYASDGHLPRTVDQPIRGQQNQPAQQPQQQPTQPQQQQEQQHIPLRQAASASSLEAKNENPTVGNWGSLGKEGAKGNPKGNYNSKGPAKGSRMQELEREIEVLRKERGRLESSLREASCETQNLRELQAELTSIKEQHSLELERLSEENETLRARLRDVAHSPLSDSEKQQLLLDASRLHNSAPASIAIPQDEASTPVMSMSHDSTQCTTPDWDKHSSSSVSEVSVACLQDRILQMEETHYSTNEELQATIQELSDLQAQLTELQADNERLTEEKDVLLESLCRQTEKLEDSRSKVDTLQGLLLREEQPQESSKGYNTEREQKLVDLLKSAQEERESLLQKQEELTSELKILRASAEVSATETERLTKCVHLLESTVEVASNERKQLDMELAEARQEGANRSIEISRLATLLENARAKIEELEQSRQVENKSEADELLDAARREKDTLETQAAALQEQLARSHCDHDRLRDQYSQLQEEYKVARNNAKSAIDDLEYRLNQLKDERLSVSTELQLVRDSLAELQAQCQRHLEDKRELKAALNEAQRREREAQARQYEQERALAEERKLRQEEVAEWEQFQTDLLMTVRVANDFKTEAQSELERVVMENKAQRDKLRALEAQLDKLNKASTPVPQCKTYGSLTRSRRKPASNILKRGRTVVKKRYDSKKCALNSSMSNIKNDSDSCHADNSRKLEEPEGPIAPKIINLNTEPHDNSRLQGSKQPVQLDDKLISGEEIEFYPAFNLGTVLNSPEDSHVLQNRTDDNKRSDELSKSSEDYPKSNILNVATAEKIAVAKSALLKDIKSIQNVGKDSYGISISNSKFYVPMNYVFSGMENVMDDLKFEADPGMRKMLQECTQSIKEKESPTLSISTELETDKENLSKEFDTMSKEKTVGESFLNKKRKLLLNKTESSSEIGSILDTAQKNIDSKTNMWNKNDSGSLENIDFSGKSKSEKELLLNDYDSIKGTTIHYRDKTNQIYLRPRSAPVESYVHRNTDHLYHSKTDTGIMKKEKTVSHPILSSLENLLRSPDSLNSSPTQKISNELQKNKNLSLCEVNRLKRMQFMNTNLSESDGSTVEQQIVSNEKESTNVSSNAKGSQNDFAFTGKDKSLIGRTSSLREKFETIIEDVELRPGRQIANQKVMQQPPQRPASTPTDTQQCVLTSVQQEIAARRKANISRQDSRLSVKCLIESIENATKQAKAGPESRSSSTSSLNSIGTNDIMTLKAPLRDQQQINNLICTANSTNNNKTQAVITRKPLSETKSTPVVLSPGELMDSAALNAKAIDFVRRNSVTDLSERKDPLCGLIKNGGSKRNALLKWCQNKTLGYRNIDITNFSSSWNDGLALCAILHSYLPQKVPYDTLTPVEKRRNFSIAFSAAESVGILTTLNIGEMCQLERPDWQQVMTYVTSIYKHFET from the exons AGGACAACAGAACCAACCGGCGCAGCAACCGCAGCAGCAACCAACGCAGCCGCAGCAGCAACAGGAGCAACAGCATATCCCGCTGCGTCAGGCTGCCAGCGCCTCCTCGCTCGAAGCCAAAAACGAAAATCCTACCGTGGGGAACTGGGGCTCCCTCGGTAAAGAAGGAGCCAAAGGGAACCCGAAGGGAAACTACAACTCGAAGGGACCCGCGAAGGGTTCCAGGATGCAGGAGCTTGAGCGTGAGATCGAGGTGTTGCGCAAGGAACGCGGTCGACTCGAGTCCAGTCTTAGGGAGGCATCCTGCGAGACTCAAAATCTTCGCGAACTACAGGCCGAGCTAACTTCGATCAAg gaGCAGCACAGTTTGGAGTTAGAACGTCTGTCAGAGGAAAACGAGACTCTTCGTGCTAGACTCAGAGACGTTGCTCATTCTCCATTATCCGATTCAGAGAAGCAACAGCTGCTCTTGGATGCATCCAGGCTACACAATTCTGCACCAGCATCCATAGCTATACCTCAAGATGAAGCTTCTACCCCTGTCATGTCCATGTCCCACGATAGTACTCAGTGTACCACACCAGATTGGGACAAACACTCTTCCAGTTCTGTATCAGAAGTTTCTGTCGCATGTCTGCAGGATAGAATATTGCAAATGGAGGAGACGCATTACTCGACAAATGAAGAATTGCAAGCAACAATACAAGAATTAAGCGACTTACAA GCACAGCTTACCGAGCTGCAAGCTGATAATGAAAGGTTAACAGAGGAAAAGGATGTGCTTCTGGAGTCGTTATGCAGACAAACAGAGAAGTTGGAAGATTCCCGGTCAAAGGTGGACACGTTACAGGGTCTGCTTTTGAGGGAGGAGCAGCCTCAAGAGTCTTCTAAAGGATATAACACAGAGAGGGAACAGAAGCTAGTAGATCTTTTAAAA AGCGCTCAAGAAGAACGAGAGTCGCTACTGCAGAAGCAAGAAGAGCTGACCTCTGAGCTGAAGATTCTTCGAGCCTCTGCAGAAGTCAGTGCCACGGAAACAGAGCGGCTAACAAAGTGCGTTCATTTATTAGAGTCGACCGTGGAGGTGGCAAGCAATGAGCGAAAGCAATTGGATATGGAATTGGCAGAGGCTAGGCAGGAAGGAGCGAACAGGAGCATAGAAATTAGTAGGCTAGCTACGTTACTAGAGAATGCACGCGCAAAGATCGAGGAATTAGAACAGTCCAGGCAGGTGGAGAACAAAAGCGAGGCTGACGAACTGTTGGACGCtgcgagaagagagaaagacaccTTGGAGACACAGGCAGCTGCCCTTCAGGAGCAACTAGCTCGTTCTCATTGTGACCATGATCGTCTTAGAGATCAATACTCGCAACTTCAGGAGGAGTACAAA GTAGCGCGAAACAATGCGAAATCAGCCATCGACGACTTAGAGTACCGATTGAATCAGTTGAAAGATGAACGTTTGTCTGTGAGCACCGAGTTGCAGCTTGTTAGGGATTCCCTGGCGGAATTACAGGCGCAATGCCAGAGGCATTTAGAGGACAAAAGGGAGCTAAAAGCTGCCTTGAATGAGGCACAACGAAGAGAACGCGAAGCTCAAGCGAGACAATACGAACAGGAGAGAGCTCTGGCTGAGGAACGGAAGCTGAGGCAAGAGGAGGTCGCCGAGTGGGAGCAATTCCAAACGGATCTGTTGATGACTGTGAGAGTCGCGAATGACTTCAAGACCGAGGCTCAGAGCGAATTGGAGCGGGTTGTGATGGAGAACAAGGCGCAGCGGGATAAGCTCAGAGCGCTGGAGGCTCAGCTCGATAAACTCAACAAAG CCAGCACTCCAGTCCCCCAATGTAAGACATATGGTAGCTTGACCAGAAGTAGGCGCAAGCCTGCAAGCAATATATTGAAACGTGGCCGTACTGTTGTTAAGAAGCGATACGACTCTAAGAAATGTGCACTAAATTCTAGTATgtcgaatattaaaaacgattcGGATTCATGTCACGCAGATAACTCGAGAAAGCTCGAGGAGCCTGAGGGCCCGATCGctccgaaaataattaatttaaacacgGAACCGCATGATAACTCTAGATTACAGGGTTCTAAGCAGCCCGTACAATTGGACGACAAACTCATTTCTGGcgaagaaatcgaattttatccTGCCTTCAATCTGGGCACGGTTCTGAACAGCCCAGAGGATTCGCATGTCCTACAGAATCGTACAGATGACAATAAGAGGTCCGACGAGCTGTCAAAAAGTTCAGAAGATTATCCAAAATCAAATATCCTTAATGTAGCTACCGCTGAGAAAATCGCAGTTGCAAAATCAGCCTTgctaaaagatattaaaagtattCAGAACGTAGGAAAAGATTCCTACGGCATCAGTATCTCGAATAGCAAATTTTATGTTCCTATGAATTACGTTTTCTCCGGTATGGAGAACGTGATGGACGATTTGAAGTTTGAGGCGGATCCAGGGATGAGAAAGATGTTGCAGGAATGTACTCAaagtattaaagaaaaagaatctcCTACATTGAGCATATCTACAGAGCTAGAAACGGACAAGGAGAACTTGTCCAAGGAATTTGATACTATGTCTAAAGAAAAGACTGTTGGTGAGAGTTTCCTGAATAAAAAGCGCAAGCTGCTTTTAAACAAGACTGAATCCAGCAGCGAAATCGGTTCGATTTTAGATACCGCTCAGAAGAACATTGACTCCAAGACTAATATGTGGAACAAAAATGATTCAGGCTCTCTGGAAAACATCGATTTCAGTGGGAAATCCAAAAGCGAGAAGGAATTGTTGCTCAATGACTACGACAGTATTAAAGGAACTACCATACATTACAGGGATAAAACAAACCAAATATATCTGAGACCACGTAGTGCACCAGTTGAGTCTTACGTACATAGGAACACTGATCATCTGTATCACTCTAAAACTGACACAGGAATTatgaagaaagagaaaactgTATCACATCCTATTCTATCTTCCTTGGAAAATTTACTTAGATCTCCTGATTCCTTGAATTCATCTCCAACACAGAAAATATCCAACGAGTTGCAGAAGAACAAAAACTTGAGTCTGTGCGAAGTAAACAGGTTAAAACGTATGCAGTTTATGAATACGAATCTGTCTGAATCGGATGGATCGACTGTGGAACAGCAGATTGTGAGTAATGAAAAAGAATCCACAAACGTAAGTTCGAATGCCAAAGGCAGCCAGAATGATTTTGCGTTCACCGGCAAGGATAAATCTCTGATAGGGAGGACCTCGTCTTTAAGAGAAAAATTTGAGACGATCATTGAGGACGTGGAACTGAGACCAGGCCGGCAAATAG CTAATCAAAAGGTGATGCAACAGCCGCCCCAGAGGCCAGCCAGCACTCCGACGGATACACAGCAATGTGTGCTGACCAGTGTGCAACAAGAAATAGCTGCTCGACGCAAGGCGAACATTTCAAGGCAGGATTCGAGGCTGTCAGTAAAGTGTTTGATAGAAAGCATCGAGAACGCCACCAAGCAGGCTAAAGCAG GACCTGAAAGCCGCAGCAGTTCTACCTCCTCCCTTAATTCTATTGGGACAAACGACATAATGACGTTGAAAGCTCCGCTCAGGGATCAACAGCAGATTAATAACTTAATCTGCACTGCGAACTcaacaaataacaataaaacacAAGCAGTGATAACGAGAAAGCCGTTGTCAg AGACTAAGTCAACACCTGTGGTGTTAAGCCCTGGTGAGCTGATGGACTCTGCTGCTTTGAATGCCAAGGCAATCGACTTTGTACGTCGCAACAGCGTGACAGACTTGTCGGAGCGCAAAGACCCTCTTTGCGGACTGATAAAGAATGGAGGCTCGAAACGAAACGCATTGCTCAAATGGTGTCAGAACAAAACGTTAGGCTACCGGAATATCGATATCACGAATTTCAGTAGCTCGTGGAATGATGGCCTAGCGTTGTGCGCCATCCTCCACTCTTACCTCCCACAGAAGGTACCCTACGATACGTTGACGCCAGTAGAGAAAAGAAGGAACTTCTCTATTGCTTTCTCCGCTGCTGAGAGCGTTGGTATACTCACCACTTTG AACATAGGTGAAATGTGTCAATTGGAGCGACCTGACTGGCAACAAGTCATGACGTACGTGACCAGTATTTACAAACACTTTGAAACGTAA
- the LOC144473204 gene encoding cytospin-A isoform X5 translates to MIRQLLDALGGSTARSGMPVGSGGRISSKREPGGSAQISDKSAETRSKSESRLASGVGRKRDAFTSLFSPKRPASRKAKYASDGHLPRTVDQPIRGQQNQPAQQPQQQPTQPQQQQEQQHIPLRQAASASSLEAKNENPTVGNWGSLGKEGAKGNPKGNYNSKGPAKGSRMQELEREIEVLRKERGRLESSLREASCETQNLRELQAELTSIKEQHSLELERLSEENETLRARLRDVAHSPLSDSEKQQLLLDASRLHNSAPASIAIPQDEASTPVMSMSHDSTQCTTPDWDKHSSSSVSEVSVACLQDRILQMEETHYSTNEELQATIQELSDLQAQLTELQADNERLTEEKDVLLESLCRQTEKLEDSRSKVDTLQGLLLREEQPQESSKGYNTEREQKLVDLLKSAQEERESLLQKQEELTSELKILRASAEVSATETERLTKCVHLLESTVEVASNERKQLDMELAEARQEGANRSIEISRLATLLENARAKIEELEQSRQVENKSEADELLDAARREKDTLETQAAALQEQLARSHCDHDRLRDQYSQLQEEYKVARNNAKSAIDDLEYRLNQLKDERLSVSTELQLVRDSLAELQAQCQRHLEDKRELKAALNEAQRREREAQARQYEQERALAEERKLRQEEVAEWEQFQTDLLMTVRVANDFKTEAQSELERVVMENKAQRDKLRALEAQLDKLNKANQKVMQQPPQRPASTPTDTQQCVLTSVQQEIAARRKANISRQDSRLSVKCLIESIENATKQAKAGPESRSSSTSSLNSIGTNDIMTLKAPLRDQQQINNLICTANSTNNNKTQAVITRKPLSETKSTPVVLSPGELMDSAALNAKAIDFVRRNSVTDLSERKDPLCGLIKNGGSKRNALLKWCQNKTLGYRNIDITNFSSSWNDGLALCAILHSYLPQKVPYDTLTPVEKRRNFSIAFSAAESVGILTTLNIGEMCQLERPDWQQVMTYVTSIYKHFET, encoded by the exons AGGACAACAGAACCAACCGGCGCAGCAACCGCAGCAGCAACCAACGCAGCCGCAGCAGCAACAGGAGCAACAGCATATCCCGCTGCGTCAGGCTGCCAGCGCCTCCTCGCTCGAAGCCAAAAACGAAAATCCTACCGTGGGGAACTGGGGCTCCCTCGGTAAAGAAGGAGCCAAAGGGAACCCGAAGGGAAACTACAACTCGAAGGGACCCGCGAAGGGTTCCAGGATGCAGGAGCTTGAGCGTGAGATCGAGGTGTTGCGCAAGGAACGCGGTCGACTCGAGTCCAGTCTTAGGGAGGCATCCTGCGAGACTCAAAATCTTCGCGAACTACAGGCCGAGCTAACTTCGATCAAg gaGCAGCACAGTTTGGAGTTAGAACGTCTGTCAGAGGAAAACGAGACTCTTCGTGCTAGACTCAGAGACGTTGCTCATTCTCCATTATCCGATTCAGAGAAGCAACAGCTGCTCTTGGATGCATCCAGGCTACACAATTCTGCACCAGCATCCATAGCTATACCTCAAGATGAAGCTTCTACCCCTGTCATGTCCATGTCCCACGATAGTACTCAGTGTACCACACCAGATTGGGACAAACACTCTTCCAGTTCTGTATCAGAAGTTTCTGTCGCATGTCTGCAGGATAGAATATTGCAAATGGAGGAGACGCATTACTCGACAAATGAAGAATTGCAAGCAACAATACAAGAATTAAGCGACTTACAA GCACAGCTTACCGAGCTGCAAGCTGATAATGAAAGGTTAACAGAGGAAAAGGATGTGCTTCTGGAGTCGTTATGCAGACAAACAGAGAAGTTGGAAGATTCCCGGTCAAAGGTGGACACGTTACAGGGTCTGCTTTTGAGGGAGGAGCAGCCTCAAGAGTCTTCTAAAGGATATAACACAGAGAGGGAACAGAAGCTAGTAGATCTTTTAAAA AGCGCTCAAGAAGAACGAGAGTCGCTACTGCAGAAGCAAGAAGAGCTGACCTCTGAGCTGAAGATTCTTCGAGCCTCTGCAGAAGTCAGTGCCACGGAAACAGAGCGGCTAACAAAGTGCGTTCATTTATTAGAGTCGACCGTGGAGGTGGCAAGCAATGAGCGAAAGCAATTGGATATGGAATTGGCAGAGGCTAGGCAGGAAGGAGCGAACAGGAGCATAGAAATTAGTAGGCTAGCTACGTTACTAGAGAATGCACGCGCAAAGATCGAGGAATTAGAACAGTCCAGGCAGGTGGAGAACAAAAGCGAGGCTGACGAACTGTTGGACGCtgcgagaagagagaaagacaccTTGGAGACACAGGCAGCTGCCCTTCAGGAGCAACTAGCTCGTTCTCATTGTGACCATGATCGTCTTAGAGATCAATACTCGCAACTTCAGGAGGAGTACAAA GTAGCGCGAAACAATGCGAAATCAGCCATCGACGACTTAGAGTACCGATTGAATCAGTTGAAAGATGAACGTTTGTCTGTGAGCACCGAGTTGCAGCTTGTTAGGGATTCCCTGGCGGAATTACAGGCGCAATGCCAGAGGCATTTAGAGGACAAAAGGGAGCTAAAAGCTGCCTTGAATGAGGCACAACGAAGAGAACGCGAAGCTCAAGCGAGACAATACGAACAGGAGAGAGCTCTGGCTGAGGAACGGAAGCTGAGGCAAGAGGAGGTCGCCGAGTGGGAGCAATTCCAAACGGATCTGTTGATGACTGTGAGAGTCGCGAATGACTTCAAGACCGAGGCTCAGAGCGAATTGGAGCGGGTTGTGATGGAGAACAAGGCGCAGCGGGATAAGCTCAGAGCGCTGGAGGCTCAGCTCGATAAACTCAACAAAG CTAATCAAAAGGTGATGCAACAGCCGCCCCAGAGGCCAGCCAGCACTCCGACGGATACACAGCAATGTGTGCTGACCAGTGTGCAACAAGAAATAGCTGCTCGACGCAAGGCGAACATTTCAAGGCAGGATTCGAGGCTGTCAGTAAAGTGTTTGATAGAAAGCATCGAGAACGCCACCAAGCAGGCTAAAGCAG GACCTGAAAGCCGCAGCAGTTCTACCTCCTCCCTTAATTCTATTGGGACAAACGACATAATGACGTTGAAAGCTCCGCTCAGGGATCAACAGCAGATTAATAACTTAATCTGCACTGCGAACTcaacaaataacaataaaacacAAGCAGTGATAACGAGAAAGCCGTTGTCAg AGACTAAGTCAACACCTGTGGTGTTAAGCCCTGGTGAGCTGATGGACTCTGCTGCTTTGAATGCCAAGGCAATCGACTTTGTACGTCGCAACAGCGTGACAGACTTGTCGGAGCGCAAAGACCCTCTTTGCGGACTGATAAAGAATGGAGGCTCGAAACGAAACGCATTGCTCAAATGGTGTCAGAACAAAACGTTAGGCTACCGGAATATCGATATCACGAATTTCAGTAGCTCGTGGAATGATGGCCTAGCGTTGTGCGCCATCCTCCACTCTTACCTCCCACAGAAGGTACCCTACGATACGTTGACGCCAGTAGAGAAAAGAAGGAACTTCTCTATTGCTTTCTCCGCTGCTGAGAGCGTTGGTATACTCACCACTTTG AACATAGGTGAAATGTGTCAATTGGAGCGACCTGACTGGCAACAAGTCATGACGTACGTGACCAGTATTTACAAACACTTTGAAACGTAA